A single window of Rhodococcus jostii RHA1 DNA harbors:
- a CDS encoding TetR/AcrR family transcriptional regulator produces MPERREQIADAAIAIIAREGMRALTHRAVDRALDLPGGSTSYYFRTRRALIESAVRRLAERSRQEFETTAAPPLDLASLAEGVARSLDRLLHTRHDDVVARHALTVELSGDAELHALLATCLFSRARATELFDALGVTDPENAGADFVSVVEGLVFDRFAGARSLDGIEPGTERSVRQLARAVESYLRGVTA; encoded by the coding sequence GTGCCCGAGCGGCGTGAGCAGATAGCCGACGCGGCCATCGCGATCATCGCGCGCGAGGGCATGCGGGCGCTGACGCATCGGGCCGTCGACCGCGCCCTGGATCTTCCGGGCGGGTCCACGTCCTACTACTTCCGCACCCGGCGTGCCCTGATCGAATCCGCCGTCCGCCGGCTCGCCGAACGCTCGCGGCAGGAATTCGAGACCACGGCGGCCCCGCCGCTCGACCTCGCATCCCTCGCCGAGGGCGTGGCCCGGTCGCTGGACCGGCTGCTGCACACCCGCCACGACGACGTCGTCGCGCGGCACGCTCTGACCGTCGAACTGTCCGGCGATGCCGAACTGCACGCACTCCTCGCGACGTGCCTGTTCTCCCGTGCCCGCGCCACCGAATTGTTCGACGCCCTCGGCGTCACCGACCCCGAGAACGCGGGCGCGGACTTCGTCAGCGTCGTCGAAGGCCTGGTCTTCGACCGTTTCGCAGGAGCCAGGTCACTCGACGGCATCGAGCCCGGCACCGAACGCAGCGTGCGGCAGCTGGCCCGCGCCGTCGAGTCGTATCTGCGCGGTGTGACGGCCTGA
- the zapE gene encoding cell division protein ZapE, translated as MDDAQRAAAAVLHETAEGLEQGRPGVRGVYLWGPVGRGKTWLMDRFYGSAAVPKRRVHFHSFFRRLHADAHALGSIDLAIDAALGDVRLLCFDEFHLHDVGDAMLVARLLKVLFTRGITLVATSNYPPDGLLPNPLFHHLFAPAIAVLKQNLTVVRVAGPVDYRTVATADAGFASGRFVRVSETEPPALCERVALTVGTRTVTAAAVRDRTVWFEFAVLCGTPTAPADYLELSERFGCWVITGVPRLREAGAETVRRFANVVDVLYDRGTALTLVADASRDDVFAGLDGTLDFDRLVSRLSTLSR; from the coding sequence TTGGACGACGCGCAGCGCGCGGCCGCGGCCGTCCTGCACGAGACCGCCGAGGGCCTGGAGCAGGGGAGGCCCGGAGTTCGCGGCGTGTACCTGTGGGGGCCCGTCGGACGTGGCAAGACGTGGTTGATGGACCGCTTCTACGGGTCGGCCGCGGTCCCGAAGCGGCGCGTGCACTTCCACTCGTTCTTCCGCCGACTCCACGCCGACGCGCACGCGCTGGGGTCCATCGACCTCGCGATCGACGCGGCACTCGGGGATGTCCGGCTCCTGTGCTTCGACGAGTTCCACCTGCACGACGTCGGGGACGCGATGCTGGTCGCGCGACTGCTGAAGGTCCTGTTCACCCGCGGAATCACGCTGGTCGCCACGTCGAACTATCCACCGGACGGGCTGTTGCCGAATCCGCTGTTCCATCACCTGTTCGCGCCGGCGATCGCCGTGCTGAAACAGAATCTGACCGTCGTGCGGGTGGCCGGTCCCGTCGACTACCGCACCGTGGCCACGGCGGACGCCGGGTTCGCTTCCGGACGCTTCGTCCGGGTTTCCGAGACCGAGCCCCCGGCCCTGTGCGAGCGCGTCGCTCTGACCGTCGGGACCCGCACGGTGACGGCCGCCGCGGTGCGGGACCGCACGGTCTGGTTCGAGTTCGCGGTGCTGTGCGGCACCCCGACCGCACCCGCCGACTACCTCGAACTGTCGGAGCGGTTCGGGTGCTGGGTGATCACCGGTGTCCCCCGACTGCGGGAGGCAGGCGCGGAGACCGTGCGGCGGTTCGCGAACGTCGTCGACGTGCTGTACGACCGGGGAACCGCGCTGACCCTGGTCGCCGACGCGTCGCGGGACGACGTGTTCGCCGGGCTCGACGGCACGCTCGACTTCGACCGGCTTGTGAGCAGACTGTCGACGCTGAGCCGGTGA
- a CDS encoding TrpB-like pyridoxal phosphate-dependent enzyme → MTTSPVTGAELARSLESLGVAVPSAVPTHWYNLAADLPEPVPPHLHPGTREPLGPEDLAPLFPASLIEQEVATERYIEIPETVREIYGMWRPSPLVRARRLERVLGTPARIYYKYEGVSPVGSHKPNTAVAQAYYNALEGTTKLTTETGAGQWGASLSFAGALLGLEVEVWQVRASFDAKPYRRLQMEAYGGICHPSPSDLTEAGRAILAEHPDTTGSLGMAISEAVEVAANDPGAHYSLGSVLNHVMLHQTVIGQEALVQLEEAGEPVAHTVFGCAGGGSNLAGLTFPFLGRNLREGTTTRLVACEPAACPSLTQGEYRYDFGDVAGLTPLLKMYTLGNDFVPPAIHAGGLRYHGMSPMVSHAVALGLMDATAIEQDDALAAGLLFARAEGIIPAPESTHAVAAAIEHARTVTEPEVVVIGLSGNGQLDLPAYSRYV, encoded by the coding sequence TTGACCACGTCCCCGGTAACCGGAGCCGAACTGGCGCGATCGCTGGAATCTCTGGGGGTTGCGGTCCCCTCGGCCGTGCCCACGCACTGGTACAACCTTGCAGCCGATCTTCCGGAACCCGTTCCGCCGCATCTGCATCCCGGCACTCGTGAGCCGCTCGGACCGGAAGACCTGGCACCTCTGTTCCCCGCGAGCCTGATCGAGCAGGAGGTCGCGACCGAACGGTACATCGAGATCCCCGAGACGGTCCGCGAGATCTACGGCATGTGGCGGCCGTCGCCGCTGGTGCGCGCACGCAGGCTCGAGCGAGTGCTCGGCACGCCGGCACGGATCTACTACAAGTACGAAGGTGTCAGCCCGGTCGGATCACACAAGCCGAACACGGCTGTGGCACAGGCCTATTACAACGCACTCGAGGGCACCACCAAGCTCACCACCGAGACCGGCGCGGGCCAGTGGGGCGCGTCGCTGTCGTTCGCCGGCGCCCTGCTCGGCCTCGAGGTGGAGGTCTGGCAGGTTCGCGCCTCGTTCGACGCCAAGCCGTACCGCCGACTCCAGATGGAGGCATACGGCGGCATCTGTCATCCGTCTCCGTCCGACCTGACAGAAGCCGGTCGGGCCATCCTGGCCGAGCACCCCGACACCACCGGTTCGCTGGGCATGGCGATCAGCGAGGCCGTCGAGGTGGCCGCCAACGATCCCGGCGCGCACTACTCGCTGGGCAGCGTCCTCAACCACGTCATGCTCCACCAGACCGTGATCGGCCAGGAAGCTCTGGTCCAGTTGGAGGAGGCGGGTGAGCCTGTCGCGCACACGGTATTCGGTTGCGCCGGCGGAGGTTCCAACCTCGCGGGCCTGACGTTCCCGTTCCTGGGTCGCAATCTGCGCGAGGGCACCACCACCCGCCTCGTCGCGTGTGAGCCGGCGGCCTGCCCGTCGCTGACGCAGGGCGAGTACCGCTACGACTTCGGGGACGTCGCAGGCCTGACGCCGCTGTTGAAGATGTACACCCTCGGCAACGACTTCGTTCCGCCCGCCATCCACGCGGGCGGACTGCGGTACCACGGCATGTCGCCGATGGTCTCGCACGCCGTCGCCCTCGGGCTGATGGACGCGACCGCGATCGAACAGGACGACGCACTCGCCGCGGGCCTGCTCTTCGCCCGCGCCGAAGGCATCATCCCCGCGCCGGAATCCACGCACGCCGTGGCCGCTGCCATCGAGCACGCCCGCACGGTCACCGAACCGGAGGTCGTGGTCATCGGACTGTCCGGCAACGGCCAGCTGGACCTCCCCGCGTACAGCCGGTACGTCTGA
- a CDS encoding DUF4129 domain-containing protein, producing the protein MPDRRVRTRLVHTVALLAAVVTVTLAVRVVPAPDTPATPSEPGAGATRALIILSAIAVVVAAVALASAFRSGRPRAAPDPPPVGLTGNTGSSVSRRHILGWSAFAALLVTAAFLLGSVGGDEPLDRQRSTASPTTDDGADRTDASVPTDTRPPPDMVNESREDLAELWTAAAIVGPILVTVLILGAVARRPLRARVGGWTAASSPDGPAASQSLARAAEEGLAVVVAPSLPPREAIIASYAAMENALREAPGAEPRESDTPSEVLARAVQFGALRFEAAAPLVRLFSEARFSLHPMGEQHRDEAADLLRRVLDDLGIDACSPSP; encoded by the coding sequence ATGCCGGACCGTCGCGTGCGAACCAGGCTCGTCCACACGGTCGCCCTGCTGGCGGCCGTCGTGACGGTCACCCTTGCCGTCCGGGTGGTCCCCGCGCCCGACACCCCCGCGACACCGTCGGAGCCGGGCGCAGGTGCGACGCGCGCTCTCATCATCCTCTCGGCGATCGCCGTCGTCGTCGCGGCGGTGGCGCTCGCGTCCGCCTTTCGCAGCGGTCGGCCGAGGGCCGCACCCGACCCGCCGCCGGTCGGGCTCACCGGAAACACCGGGTCCTCGGTCTCGCGCCGACACATTCTCGGATGGTCGGCGTTCGCCGCGCTTCTCGTGACCGCGGCGTTCCTCCTCGGGTCCGTCGGCGGTGACGAGCCGCTCGACCGTCAGCGGTCGACGGCGAGCCCGACCACCGACGACGGGGCCGACCGAACCGACGCGTCCGTGCCCACCGACACACGCCCACCGCCCGACATGGTGAACGAATCCCGCGAGGACCTGGCGGAATTGTGGACCGCGGCAGCGATTGTCGGTCCGATACTGGTGACCGTGCTGATCCTCGGCGCCGTGGCCCGGCGCCCCCTCCGGGCCCGGGTCGGCGGCTGGACCGCGGCGAGTTCCCCCGACGGTCCGGCTGCCTCGCAGTCGCTGGCCCGGGCGGCGGAGGAAGGTCTCGCCGTGGTCGTGGCACCGAGTCTGCCGCCGCGTGAGGCCATCATCGCCAGCTACGCCGCCATGGAAAATGCGCTGCGCGAGGCGCCGGGCGCCGAACCGCGGGAGTCGGACACCCCGTCCGAAGTGCTCGCTCGCGCAGTACAATTCGGAGCGCTGCGCTTCGAGGCGGCGGCGCCGCTGGTGCGGCTGTTCTCCGAGGCACGGTTCAGCCTGCATCCGATGGGCGAACAGCACCGTGACGAGGCCGCCGATCTGCTCCGGCGCGTGCTCGACGACCTGGGGATCGACGCGTGCTCGCCGTCGCCGTAG